The following are encoded in a window of Arthrobacter antioxidans genomic DNA:
- the arc gene encoding proteasome ATPase: MPESDDHAPAAGSHEPASPLVDNSAAQRQLNVLRDKLRHIDRQLGSATQNNGKLVAALEAARTEIVRLKAALEKEGAAPFSFATVMQVNPKRPSEPGTTTEATVQDTADILQSGRKLRVTVSPLINVRQLAPGQEVLLNESLTIVAALGFERAGEIVTVKELMGTDRALVVGRTDDERVIKLSGPLRAERIRVGDALAVDTKSGYGLEKVPRSEVENLVLEEVPDIAYGDIGGLGPQIEQIRDAVELPFLHPDLYREHGLKPPKGILLYGPPGCGKTLIAKAVANSLAARAAERAGVEQIRSYFLNIKGPELLDKYVGETERHIRLIFARAREKASDGSPVVVFFDEMDSLFRTRGTGVSSDVETTIVPQLLSEIDGVEKLENVIVIGASNREDMIDPAILRPGRLDVKIKIQRPDAEGAAEIFAKYITADLPLHADDLAENGDDPQTTIAEMIRRTVEQMYSTDKSNEYLEVTYANGDTEMLYFKDFNSGAVIQNVVDRAKKYAIKDLLLDGSKGLRIEHLMRAVVDEFREHEDMPNTTNPDDWARISGKKGERITYIRTIVQGKAGQEPGKSIETTANTGQYL, from the coding sequence GGGGTCGGCCACCCAGAACAACGGGAAGCTCGTCGCCGCCCTCGAAGCGGCGCGCACCGAGATCGTCCGGCTGAAGGCCGCCCTCGAGAAGGAGGGCGCGGCCCCCTTCAGCTTCGCCACCGTGATGCAGGTGAACCCGAAGCGCCCGTCCGAGCCGGGCACGACCACCGAGGCCACGGTGCAGGACACAGCGGACATCCTGCAGTCGGGCCGCAAACTGCGGGTCACCGTCAGCCCGCTCATCAACGTGCGCCAGCTCGCTCCCGGCCAGGAAGTGCTGCTCAACGAGTCCCTGACCATCGTCGCGGCGCTCGGCTTCGAACGCGCCGGGGAGATCGTCACGGTCAAGGAGCTCATGGGCACCGACCGCGCACTCGTGGTGGGGCGCACGGACGACGAACGCGTCATCAAGCTCAGTGGGCCCCTGCGGGCCGAGAGGATCCGCGTGGGCGACGCCCTCGCCGTCGACACGAAGTCCGGCTACGGACTGGAGAAGGTACCGCGCAGCGAGGTGGAGAACCTCGTGCTCGAGGAGGTCCCCGACATCGCGTACGGCGACATCGGCGGGCTGGGCCCGCAGATCGAACAGATCCGCGACGCCGTCGAGCTTCCCTTCCTGCACCCCGACCTGTATCGCGAGCACGGGCTCAAGCCACCCAAGGGCATCCTCCTGTACGGGCCGCCGGGCTGCGGCAAGACCCTGATCGCGAAGGCGGTCGCCAACTCGCTGGCCGCCCGCGCCGCCGAACGCGCCGGCGTCGAGCAGATCCGCAGCTACTTCCTGAACATCAAGGGCCCCGAGCTGCTGGACAAGTACGTGGGCGAGACCGAGCGCCACATCCGGCTCATTTTCGCCCGCGCACGGGAGAAGGCCTCGGACGGCAGCCCCGTCGTCGTGTTCTTCGACGAGATGGACTCCCTGTTCCGCACCCGCGGAACCGGGGTGTCCTCCGACGTCGAGACGACGATCGTGCCGCAGCTGCTCAGTGAGATCGACGGTGTCGAGAAGCTCGAGAACGTGATCGTCATCGGCGCCTCCAACCGCGAGGACATGATCGACCCCGCCATCCTGCGGCCGGGGCGGCTGGATGTGAAGATCAAGATCCAGAGGCCCGACGCCGAGGGCGCCGCCGAGATCTTCGCGAAGTACATCACGGCGGACCTGCCGCTGCACGCGGACGACCTCGCCGAGAACGGCGACGACCCGCAGACCACCATCGCCGAGATGATCCGGCGGACGGTCGAACAGATGTACTCGACGGACAAGTCCAACGAGTACCTCGAGGTGACCTACGCCAACGGCGACACCGAGATGCTGTACTTCAAGGACTTCAACTCCGGCGCGGTCATCCAGAACGTCGTGGACCGTGCGAAGAAGTACGCCATCAAGGACCTCCTCCTCGACGGGAGCAAGGGCCTGCGCATCGAGCACCTGATGCGCGCCGTGGTGGACGAGTTCCGCGAGCACGAGGACATGCCCAACACCACGAACCCCGACGACTGGGCTCGCATCTCCGGTAAGAAGGGCGAGCGCATCACGTACATCCGCACCATCGTGCAGGGCAAGGCCGGCCAGGAACCGGGCAAGTCGATCGAGACGACGGCGAACACGGGCCAGTATCTGTGA